The DNA window TATCTGGCCGCGCTGTTGGGAAAGTAGAAGGAAACCACCAGCGTGACCAGCGGCAAGGCGCCGATCTTCACCAGCTCGAACGCTTGTCTCAGCGCTTCATTTTTCTCCCAATACGCGTGGGCGGCGAATACGCCCACGCTGACCGCAAATATCCCGCACAGCACCTGGCGCGCCAGGCGCAGCCGCTCCATTTCGTCGAAGACCAAGACCTGCTCCAGATAAACCTGGCTGGCCTCATCGTGCAAATTACGGCTTTCGATGTTCATGGGAAGATCTCCACGACCCGCCCCACCGCTTCAAGCTGTTCACCCTTCTCCCGTACAATGCCAAGAGAAGTACCATCCTGTTTCATCCAGTACTTATCGGCAAGGGTAATCAGTGCAAACGCCATTTTGATTACCTCGGTTTTTTCCATCCCGTGACGCCGGGCAATATCGTTCAGATCATCATCAATTTTGTTCGATAACCGAATCGGCAAGCTGCGCATAGTCCACCTCCTGTGGCCGTTGATTCACAGGGGGAAAGTCTACTGGAAGGGCAAATATCGTTCAATTAGTGAACTGTGTAACGCCTCGCACAATCCACATGCAACGCTAATGCGGTTTGCGCCCCATCGCGCTGAGGAAGCGCTGCTGCAGGCGCAACAGCTCCTCCAGCTCCAGCAGGCGGTAATCGATGCCGAAACGCGGCGCCACCTCGCCGATGATGCGGCTCAGCGCCGGGTAATGGCGGTGGCTCCAGTGCGGGAACAGATGATGCGTCAAATGCAGGTTCGCCCCGCCGAGCCAGTATCCCAGCCAGCGCGGCCGGGTCAGCCAGTCGAAGGTCGTGGCGAACACATGGTGATACCAGCCGTGCGGCATCGCACCCTGCGCCGGCGCCTGATAAAAATTGGCTTTGGCCCAGTGGGTGCCGATGATCAACATTACGAACAGCAATGAAGAAAGCATCTGGCTCAGCAAATAGACCAGCAGAATTTGCCCGATGCCGATGGCCGGCGGCAGCAGCCAGCACGGGATCGCCAGCGCCAGCAGCAGGTGCGCCGCCTTGCCCGCCAGAAATCCGCACCAGCCGCGCACGCCCTGCTGCGCCATGCGCGCCGCCACGCGGGTGCGGCCCGCCCGGTCCAGCCAGTCGAACAGCCAGATGTAGTACGGGAACGTCAGCGCCGCCACCAGCGGCCAATAGTAACGCTGGGCGCGCATAAAGGGCCGCCAGCGCTGGAACGGCGTTTGCCGCAGCACGCCATTGGCGTCGATGTCAGGGTCGTAATGTTCGATATTGTTATGGGCATGGTGAAACAACACGTGGCGCACGCGCCAGCAGTCGGGATCCAGCCCCAGCGGGACGCTCACCAGGGCGTTCAGCCAGCGGTTGGCCCAGGGCCGACGGAAAAACGCGTTATGCGAGGCGTCGTGCACCACGTTCACCGTCAGGAACATGCCAATAAAGATAAAGCCGAAATAACAGGCGAAAAACGCCCAGCCGTTTTGCTGCTGCAGGCTCAACCCGTAACACAGGCCGCACAGCGCCAACAGCAGCGCCACCTTCGCCAGCATGCCGCCGTCGGCGAAGCGGTGATCGCCGTTGGCCGCCAAATAATGCTGGGCGGCCTGCATCAGCGCGCGATGTAGCCCGCCGTCATCGCGCCGATAGGCTAACGGGCGCAGCGGTTTCATGGCTGCCCCATAAGGCGCAAGAAGCGCTGTTGCTGCGCCAGCAGTTCGCGATAGCCGATGCAGCGATATGCCATGCCGTGCCGCTGAGCCACTTCCGCCACCGCGGCGGCCAGTGCCGGATAGTGGCGGTGATTCCAGCCGGGAAACAGGTGGTGGGTGAGGTGATAGTTCAGCCCGCCGGTCAGGTGTTCCAGCCAGCGCGGCTCAGGCTGCCAATCGCAGGCGGTGGCGAAATTGTGCCGGTACCAACCGTGCGGCATGCTGTCGCCCGCCGGCGCCGGGTAAAACTCGGCCTGCGCCCAGTGGGTGCCCAGCAGCAGGAACACCACCAGCAGCGAGGCAAACATCTGGCTGAGCGCGTAAGCCAACAGCACCCAGCCCCAACCGATGCCGTGCAGATGGCACAGGATCAGCGGCACCACCAGCACCAGCGCCACATGGAGCAATTTGCACAGCACGAACAGCGCCCAACCGCCGCGCCCCGCCAGCACGCGTTTTTCCCGCAGCGGCGTTTTATTGAGCCGATCGGACCAATCGAAAATCCACGCGATGTAGGGTAGCGAGAGCGCGGCGATCAGCGGCCAGTACAGATGCTGATAGCGCATATGCGGCCGCCAGCGCTGGAACGGCGTCTGGCGGAAAAAGCCGTTCTCTTCGGTGTCCAGATCGTAGTGTTCGACGTTGGCGTAAACGTGGTGGTAATCCACGTGCCGCGTGCGCCAATAGTCCGGATCGACGCCCAGCGGCAGCGTCACCAACCGCCCCACCAGGCGATTGGCCCAGGGCGCGCGCAAGAAGGCGTTATGCGAAGCATCGTGATTGACGTTGACGTTGAGCAGCATGCCCATAGCCACGAACAGGAAATAGCAGAGGAAAAACGCCCAGGGTTGATGCTGCATCAGGCTCAGTGCATAAAACCCGATGCACAGCGCCAGCAACAGCGCGGCCTTGGCCAACCGCGCGGTATCGGCATAGCGATGATCGCCCGCCAGGCAGGCGTGCGCCGCGCGCTTGAGATCGCGATGAAACGCCTGCTCGCCATCGGTGGGGAAACGCAGCGGCGGTAATGAGTCAGCCATGCGGTTCCTCCACGGCGGCCGGTGCGGCCACTCGCCCCCAGCCCAGCGCGACGCACAGGGCATGCAGCGCCACGGCGGCCATGGCGATATGCCAATAGC is part of the Serratia marcescens genome and encodes:
- a CDS encoding acyl-CoA desaturase, which codes for MKPLRPLAYRRDDGGLHRALMQAAQHYLAANGDHRFADGGMLAKVALLLALCGLCYGLSLQQQNGWAFFACYFGFIFIGMFLTVNVVHDASHNAFFRRPWANRWLNALVSVPLGLDPDCWRVRHVLFHHAHNNIEHYDPDIDANGVLRQTPFQRWRPFMRAQRYYWPLVAALTFPYYIWLFDWLDRAGRTRVAARMAQQGVRGWCGFLAGKAAHLLLALAIPCWLLPPAIGIGQILLVYLLSQMLSSLLFVMLIIGTHWAKANFYQAPAQGAMPHGWYHHVFATTFDWLTRPRWLGYWLGGANLHLTHHLFPHWSHRHYPALSRIIGEVAPRFGIDYRLLELEELLRLQQRFLSAMGRKPH
- a CDS encoding fatty acid desaturase family protein, which codes for MADSLPPLRFPTDGEQAFHRDLKRAAHACLAGDHRYADTARLAKAALLLALCIGFYALSLMQHQPWAFFLCYFLFVAMGMLLNVNVNHDASHNAFLRAPWANRLVGRLVTLPLGVDPDYWRTRHVDYHHVYANVEHYDLDTEENGFFRQTPFQRWRPHMRYQHLYWPLIAALSLPYIAWIFDWSDRLNKTPLREKRVLAGRGGWALFVLCKLLHVALVLVVPLILCHLHGIGWGWVLLAYALSQMFASLLVVFLLLGTHWAQAEFYPAPAGDSMPHGWYRHNFATACDWQPEPRWLEHLTGGLNYHLTHHLFPGWNHRHYPALAAAVAEVAQRHGMAYRCIGYRELLAQQQRFLRLMGQP